One window of Pelobates fuscus isolate aPelFus1 chromosome 9, aPelFus1.pri, whole genome shotgun sequence genomic DNA carries:
- the LOC134572323 gene encoding leucine-rich repeat and fibronectin type III domain-containing protein 1-like protein yields MKNTIFWIFTLIAGIATAQICPKRCLCQNLAPSLAILCAKTGLLFVPSVIDRRTVELRLTDNFITIIRRRDFTNMTRLLHLTLSRNTISLITPHTFADLRGLRALHLDNNRILSMGDEQLKGLLNLRHLILSNNQLNTISPGSFHDFVGTLEDLDLSYNNLVEIPWQTISKLTNVNSLSLDHNLIEFVPGGVFTNLHKLARLDMTSNKLKTIPPDPLFLRIPVYAKSKGSPLSSLVLGFGGNPLHCNCELLWLRRLTREDDLETCASPHNLLGKYFWSISEEEFMCDPPVVTHHSGHSFVMEGEGVVLKCKAVGDPEPSIHWVSPEGKVFSNSSRAISYENGTLEISITMVRDSGSFTCIASNTAGDATASVELSVSPLPHPSNTSQRGHRLDRGPSDILIQAKPGSSQNESNSHSERKVITAQLSHNSAVVQWFLDRNIPGIRMYQVQYNSSADDSLIYRMIPPNNQSFLLNDLAPGREYDLCVLAVYDDGMTSLTATRVVGCAHFSTKDEVGQCQPLHTQFLGGTMIIIIGGIIVASVLVFIIILMIRYKVYSGQEEGGKARVSNVYSQTNGQQALACANSCAKLTGAFEELPLSTDFTTEEKALRGVCGTISKPDQGSDHTGKQRMDLNI; encoded by the exons ATGAAGAACACAATCTTCTGGATATTCACACTCATTGCAGGTATAGCAACTGCACAGATTTGCCCAAAAAGATGCCTGTGCCAGAACCTTGCCCCATCCTTAGCAATCTTGTGTGCCAAGACTGGGTTACTCTTTGTCCCATCAGTTATAGATCGTCGGACTGTGGAGCTCAGACTCACCGACAACTTCATTACCATAATCCGCAGAAGAGACTTCACTAACATGACCCGATTGCTGCACCTAACTTTATCCAGAAACACCATCAGCCTCATCACTCCTCACACGTTTGCCGATCTCCGAGGTCTGCGGGCATTGCACCTGGATAATAACCGCATTCTGTCTATGGGGGACGAGCAGCTCAAAGGCCTTCTAAATCTTAGGCATCTCATCCTAAGCAACAATCAGCTTAACACTATTTCACCAGGTTCGTTCCATGATTTTGTGGGGACCCTGGAAGATCTAGATCTTTCATATAACAACCTGGTTGAGATCCCCTGGCAGACCATCTCCAAActgactaatgtcaattcttTGAGCCTTGACCATAACCTTATTGAATTTGTGCCTGGAGGAGTTTTCACCAACCTCCACAAACTGGCACGATTAGACATGACCTCTAACAAGCTAAAAACCATTCCACCTGACCCTTTGTTCCTGCGTATTCCAGTCTATGCTAAATCCAAAGGGTCACCACTTTCATCCCTGGTACTGGGGTTTGGAGGAAATCCTTTACACTGCAACTGCGAGCTTCTGTGGCTTCGACGATTGACTAGAGAGGATGATTTGGAGACCTGTGCTTCACCCCACAACCTCCTGGGAAAATATTTCTGGAGTATATCGGAGGAAGAGTTCATGTGTGACCCACCTGTGGTCACACACCATTCAGGACATAGCTTTGttatggagggagagggggttgtTTTAAAATGCAAGGCAGTGGGGGACCCTGAGCCTTCGATCCATTGGGTGTCCCCCGAAGGTAAAGTATTCTCCAACTCATCTAGAGCAATCTCTTATGAAAATGGGACTCTAGAAATCTCTATTACCATGGTGAGGGATTCTGGATCCTTTACTTGTATTGCCTCAAACACAGCAGGCGATGCCACTGCATCTGTGGAATTGAGCGTTAGTCCATTACCTCACCCATCCAATACCAGTCAAAGAGGGCACAGATTAGACAGGGGACCTTCTGACATTCTCATTCAAGCTAAGCCTGGATCTTCTCAAAATGAATCCAACAGCCACTCAGAGAGGAAGGTGATAACGGCCCAACTGAGTCATAATTCGGCCGTAGTGCAGTGGTTCTTGGACCGAAACATACCTGGGATTCGAATGTACCAAGTTCAGTACAATAGCTCTGCAGATGACAGTCTAATATACAG GATGATACCCCCAAATAATCAGAGTTTCCTTCTGAATGACTTGGCACCTGGCCGCGAGTATGATCTGTGTGTCCTGGCCGTGTATGATGATGGGATGACTTCACTGACCGCCACTAGGGTCGTGGGCTGTGCTCACTTCAGCACAAAAGATGAAGTTGGGCAGTGCCAGCCTCTCCACACTCAATTCCTTGGGGGCACCATGATAATTATTATAGGAGGGATTATTGTGGCCTCTGTGCTGGTCTTTATTATCATCCTGATGATCAGATACAAAGTGTACAGTGGCCAAGAAGAAGGTGGGAAAGCCCGGGTCAGCAATGTCTACTCTCAGACCAATGGGCAGCAAGCTCTGGCTTGCGCCAATTCTTGTGCCAAGCTCACAGGGGCTTTTGAGGAGCTGCCATTGAGCACAGATTTTACAACAGAGGAAAAGGCATTGAGGGGTGTGTGCGGCACCATTTCCAAACCAGACCAAG GTAGTGATCACACTGGGAAGCAGAGGATGGATCTAAACATATGA